One Triticum dicoccoides isolate Atlit2015 ecotype Zavitan chromosome 4B, WEW_v2.0, whole genome shotgun sequence genomic window carries:
- the LOC119290914 gene encoding uncharacterized protein LOC119290914: MVLYTINSHAQIQDLQAHSDELGHSNNPMLVKLVSLESVRIARESYALLRPLIMDVMFWPCPEMEILLVVAGLSLEIQMLERDVLPKLMVQEAKLERGALQALLLMKNSAIALSHLRKCFKLALGVLAEEDLVSPRVEKLSIMLEDTAVHVLEGNCNML; this comes from the coding sequence ATGGTGCTCTACACAATCAACTCCCATGCCCAAATCCAAGACCTGCAGGCCCACTCCGATGAGCTGGGCCACTCCAATAATCCCATGCTTGTGAAGCTTGTCTCTCTGGAGTCGGTGCGCATAGCGCGCGAGTCGTATGCACTCCTCCGCCCGCTGATCATGGACGTGATGTTCTGGCCATGCCCGGAGATGGAAATCCTCTTGGTCGTGGCAGGCTTGTCGCTGGAAATCCAAATGCTCGAGCGTGATGTGTTACCCAAGCTCATGGTTCAGGAGGCCAAGCTGGAACGGGGCGCCCTGCAAGCCCTCCTACTCATGAAGAACTCAGCAATTGCGCTCTCACATCTGAGGAAGTGCTTTAAGTTAGCCTTGGGCGTATTGGCCGAGGAGGATCTGGTCTCACCCCGAGTCGAAAAGCTGAGCATAATGCTAGAGGATACTGCTGTTCATGTACTTGAAGGTAATTGCAACATGCTTTAG
- the LOC119290916 gene encoding uncharacterized protein LOC119290916 codes for MCCFPAGSSNCSAAVRQKEKMVYKIHSHAQIQALQARSDELGHSNEHMLVKLVSLESVRIACESYELLCPLMMESSWKCPELEILSVVAGLSLEIQKLEHHLLPQLMVQEAKLERGALEAILLVKNSAIKLLHLNKCFKEALGISRFEEDPVTNHVDLLSILLKDMAVPVLENNCGGDWLKPRVPMLVQQVTHVLEIPDRFCYSDE; via the exons ATGTGCTGCTTTCCAG CTGGTAGCAGCAACTGTTCTGCTGCAGTCCGCCAAAAGGAAAAGATGGTCTACAAAATCCACTCCCATGCCCAAATCCAAGCCCTGCAGGCCCGCTCCGATGAGCTGGGCCACTCCAATGAGCACATGCTTGTGAAGCTTGTCTCTCTGGAGTCGGTGCGCATAGCGTGCGAGTCGTATGAACTCCTCTGCCCGCTGATGATGGAGTCGTCCTGGAAATGCCCGGAGCTGGAAATCCTCTCGGTCGTGGCAGGCTTGTCGCTGGAAATCCAAAAGCTCGAGCATCATCTGTTACCCCAGCTCATGGTTCAGGAGGCCAAGCTGGAACGGGGCGCCCTGGAAGCCATCCTACTCGTGAAGAACTCAGCAATTAAGCTCTTACATCTGAATAAGTGCTTTAAGGAAGCCTTGGGCATATCTCGTTTCGAGGAGGATCCGGTCACAAATCATGTCGATCTGCTGAGCATATTGCTAAAGGATATGGCTGTTCCTGTACTTGAAAATAATTGCGGCGGTGACTGGCTAAAGCCGCGTGTCCCGATGCTGGTCCAGCAGGTCACCCATGTGTTGGAGATCCCAGATCGTTTCTGTTATTCTGATGAGTAG